A single genomic interval of Flavobacteriales bacterium harbors:
- a CDS encoding SUMF1/EgtB/PvdO family nonheme iron enzyme, whose translation MKKLLFMCVLVAGISSLSSCGKYGRGQLVGVQGREEWYMDDPYGMLFIPMGSYNMGPSDQDVPYAVTSQAKTVSVQAFYMDETEITNNEYRQFVYWVRDSIAHLLIGEDHLLEEGEYGERINWDEYIEYDDEEYMEVLEEMYLPEHERFYRRREIDTRKLNFEYFWIDLKEAARKENREQGMKDRSVFIKRDIINVYPDTLAWIHDFTYSFNEPMTNMYFWHPAYDDYPVVGVTWKQARAFCIWRTQLLNSWLAHNDETFVQDFRLPSESEWEYASRGGLDLSPYPWGGPYIRNSRGCFLANYKPLRGNYVADGGFHTVKVFRYAPNDYGLYCMAGNVAEWTKNAFDESAYSFTHDLNPDYFYDAKDSDPPSLKRKVIRGGSWKDIGYYLQTGTRTYEYQDTAKCYVGFRTVMTFLGRDKADF comes from the coding sequence ATGAAAAAGCTTCTTTTTATGTGTGTGTTGGTAGCTGGCATCAGTAGTTTGTCTAGTTGCGGCAAATACGGTAGGGGTCAGTTGGTTGGAGTTCAGGGTAGGGAAGAGTGGTATATGGATGATCCATATGGAATGCTTTTCATACCAATGGGAAGCTACAACATGGGGCCGAGTGATCAGGATGTACCTTATGCGGTTACTTCCCAGGCAAAAACTGTTTCCGTTCAAGCATTTTATATGGATGAAACGGAAATCACCAATAATGAATATCGTCAATTCGTTTATTGGGTTCGCGATTCAATTGCGCACCTCCTGATTGGAGAGGATCATCTTTTGGAGGAAGGTGAGTATGGTGAGCGAATCAATTGGGACGAGTATATCGAATATGATGATGAGGAATACATGGAAGTTTTGGAAGAAATGTATCTCCCCGAACATGAAAGATTTTATCGAAGACGAGAGATCGATACTCGTAAATTGAATTTTGAGTACTTCTGGATTGATTTGAAAGAAGCTGCTAGGAAAGAAAATCGCGAGCAAGGGATGAAAGATCGTTCTGTTTTCATCAAGAGAGATATTATCAATGTCTATCCGGATACACTCGCTTGGATTCACGATTTCACATATTCGTTCAATGAACCGATGACAAATATGTATTTCTGGCATCCGGCATATGATGATTACCCTGTTGTAGGGGTTACTTGGAAGCAAGCTCGTGCGTTCTGTATTTGGAGAACCCAATTGCTCAATAGCTGGCTTGCTCATAATGACGAGACTTTCGTTCAAGATTTTAGACTTCCGTCTGAGTCGGAGTGGGAATATGCGTCAAGAGGAGGATTGGACCTTTCGCCATATCCATGGGGTGGGCCATATATTCGAAATAGCCGTGGTTGTTTCTTAGCTAATTACAAGCCATTAAGAGGTAATTATGTAGCTGATGGTGGTTTTCATACTGTGAAGGTGTTCAGATATGCGCCTAATGACTACGGTCTTTATTGTATGGCTGGAAACGTAGCTGAATGGACAAAGAACGCTTTTGACGAGAGTGCCTATAGTTTTACTCATGACTTGAACCCAGATTATTTCTACGATGCTAAGGATTCAGATCCTCCATCATTGAAACGCAAGGTTATTCGTGGAGGTTCTTGGAAGGACATAGGTTATTACCTTCAAACGGGTACTAGAACGTATGAGTATCAAGATACTGCAAAGTGCTATGTCGGATTTAGGACTGTGATGACCTTCTTAGGTCGCGACAAGGCAGATTTTTAA
- a CDS encoding type IX secretion system membrane protein PorP/SprF — protein MKKTFTVIASVTLLLLGTTVFAQQDPQFTMNMFNRLYANPGYAGSNNGICANALHRQQWVGFAGRPITTVVNVDGTVKLLHGGVGLSILSDKLGAQYSGGVKVSYAYRLGLGPGTLGIGIEGGILFNTLDGSQLDPIQDGDPNIVNSKSSGVAPDLGFGIYYHTDKLYAGISANHLIGPTLKFEQGSTVSNYTVARHYYAMAGYTWDINPTWALNPSVFLKTDGASTQFDINLRALWKNMVWAGVSYRIDDAVGIMAGVQIKEFRVGYSYDVTTSGLNQYSSGSHEIMLGYCYKLKSATANQRYRNVRFL, from the coding sequence ATGAAAAAGACTTTTACTGTTATTGCGTCTGTTACATTGCTATTGTTGGGAACAACGGTTTTTGCTCAGCAAGACCCTCAGTTCACGATGAACATGTTTAATAGGTTGTATGCTAATCCAGGTTACGCAGGAAGTAACAATGGAATTTGTGCCAATGCATTACATCGCCAACAATGGGTTGGTTTTGCTGGTCGTCCAATCACTACAGTTGTCAACGTAGATGGAACTGTGAAGTTGTTGCATGGTGGTGTTGGCCTTTCAATTCTGTCAGATAAGCTAGGAGCTCAGTACTCTGGTGGAGTTAAAGTTTCGTATGCTTATCGTCTAGGTTTAGGGCCAGGTACATTAGGAATTGGTATTGAGGGAGGGATTCTGTTCAATACACTTGACGGTTCGCAATTAGATCCAATCCAAGACGGAGATCCGAATATTGTGAATTCAAAATCTAGTGGGGTTGCTCCGGATCTTGGTTTTGGTATTTATTACCACACCGATAAATTGTATGCGGGTATTTCTGCAAATCACTTGATAGGGCCAACGTTGAAGTTTGAGCAGGGTTCAACAGTAAGCAATTATACCGTAGCTCGCCATTACTATGCAATGGCTGGATATACATGGGATATCAATCCTACTTGGGCATTGAATCCTTCAGTATTCCTGAAGACTGACGGGGCTTCAACTCAGTTCGATATCAACTTAAGAGCATTGTGGAAGAATATGGTTTGGGCTGGTGTTTCTTACAGAATTGATGATGCTGTCGGAATCATGGCAGGTGTTCAGATCAAGGAATTCAGAGTAGGTTATTCATATGACGTTACTACTTCAGGTCTCAATCAATATAGCAGTGGAAGTCACGAGATTATGCTCGGATATTGCTATAAGTTGAAGTCAGCTACTGCTAATCAGCGCTACAGAAACGTTCGTTTCCTTTAA